From one Lycium barbarum isolate Lr01 chromosome 6, ASM1917538v2, whole genome shotgun sequence genomic stretch:
- the LOC132598700 gene encoding phosphatidylinositol 4-phosphate 5-kinase 7-like, translated as MENCGSITEKLFSNGDAYVGSFKAMLPHGRGKYTWSDGSVYDGCWEEGKMTGEGRLIWPSGASYEGDFSGGYLHGFGVFNGSDGSIYRGVWRMNTQHGIGRKQYQNSDVYDGCWKEGVREGSGRYAWSNGNMYVGNWKDGKMSGRGVMKWFDGDLFDGFWLNGFRHGSGCYRFADGSYYFGGWTKGLKDGHGMFYPAGNKHHSVTRCSDWKNEKRKKQLSNLSSANSESVKPKVKRSLSDKISSGLLKGSGSLSVKTISQGEDIALDDSSRDILACDSSSALSQSSRDDKTDLLETGSVAYEREYTQGVLMKERIINISRLSRKSKQRLKFQAKEVKRRSCVAFLEGRKSYYLMLNLQLGIRYSVGKITPVPIREVRQSDFGDQARIKMYFPRKGSQFTPSHHSVDFYWKDYCPMVFRYLRELFKLDAADYMMSICGDDGLRELSSPGKSGSLFYLSRDDRFVIKTLKKSELKVLLKMLPYYYNHVKEHDNTLITKVFGVHRISLRRGKKVRFVVMGNMFLTELRIHRRYDLKGSSHGRFTKKDRIDETTTLKDLDLTYEFHMDKLLREALFKQLSLDCGFLESQNIIDYSLLLGLHFRAPENLISLLQPPDSVHKVETNPDHLEGGISQGELSIPPRGLILVTHEPSSVSATPGPHARGSTLRAMSVGDQEVDLLLPGTGRLRVQLGVNMPAQANQRVMQDESASVQVELFEVYDVVLYLGIIDILQDYNTKKKLEHTYKSFQFDPMSISATEPKIYSKRFLNFLEKVFPAEP; from the exons ATGGAGAATTGTGGAAG CATCACCGAAAAGCTCTTCTCCAATGGAGATGCTTATGTGGGTAGTTTCAAGGCGATGCTTCCTCATGGAAGAGGTAAATACACCTGGTCAGATGGATCCGTTTATGATGGTTGTTGGGAAGAAGGAAAAATGACTGGTGAAGGACGGCTTATTTGGCCTTCCGGAGCTTCATATGAGGGTGACTTCTCTGGGGGTTACCTCCATGGTTTTGGAGTGTTTAATGGGTCCGATGGCTCAATTTACAGAGGTGTTTGGAGGATGAATACCCAGCATGGGATAGGAAGAAAGCAGTATCAGAATTCTGATGTTTATGATGGTTGTTGGAAAGAGGGAGTACGTGAAGGCAGTGGTAGATATGCATGGAGTAATGGCAACATGTATGTCGGGAACTGGAAAGATGGAAAAATGAGTGGTAGAGGTGTTATGAAATGGTTCGATGGTGATCTTTTTGATGGATTTTGGTTGAATGGTTTTAGACATGGGTCAGGCTGTTACCGATTTGCTGATGGAAGTTACTACTTTGGGGGATGGACTAAAGGGCTAAAAGATGGACATGGAATGTTCTATCCTGCTGGAAATAAGCATCACTCAGTGACGAGGTGCAGTGATTGGAAAAATGAGAAGCGGAAAAAGCAGCTCTCAAATCTTTCATCAGCTAATTCCGAGTCTGTGAAACCTAAAGTGAAGCGTAGTCTTTCGGATAAAATCTCCTCTGGTTTGCTTAAAGGTTCAGGGAGCTTATCAGTGAAGACTATATCACAGGGAGAAGACATAGCCCTTGATGATTCCAGCAGAGACATTTTGGCCTGTGATTCATCAAGTGCATTATCTCAAAGCTCTCGTGATGACAAAACGGATCTTCTGGAAACAGGGTCTGTAGCTTATGAAAGGGAATACACACAAGGAGTCCTAATGAAAGAAAGGATTATAAATATTAGTAGGCTGTCTCGCAAAAGTAAACAACGGCTTAAATTTCAGGCAAAAGAAGTAAAAAGGAGGTCCTGTGTGGCCTTTCTGGAAGGCCGTAAGAGCTACTATCTGATGCTTAATTTGCAACTTGGTATCAG GTATTCTGTTGGCAAGATCACTCCTGTGCCTATCCGTGAAGTGAGACAATCAGACTTTGGAGATCAGGCAAGAATCAAAATGTACTTTCCCAGGAAGGGCTCGCAATTTACACCTTCACATCATTCCGTTGATTTTTATTGGAAGGATTATTGCCCTATGGTTTTCAG ATATTTAAGAGAGTTGTTCAAGCTGGATGCTGCAGACTATATGATGTCCATCTGTGGTGATGATGGTCTGAGAGAGCTTTCATCTCCTGGAAAAAGTGGCAGCCTTTTCTATCTTTCTCGTGATGATAGATTTGTGATCAAGACTTTAAAGAAGTCTGAGCTCAAG GTTCTACTGAAGATGCTTCCTTATTACTATAATCATGTAAAGGAACATGACAACACCCTCATAACAAAAGTTTTTGGGGTGCACAGGATATCATTGAGACGTGGAAAAAAG GTACGCTTTGTAGTCATGGGGAATATGTTTCTGACTGAATTGAGAATACATCGCCGCTATGATCTGAAAGGTTCTTCTCATGGGAGATTTACGAAGAAAGATCGGATTGACGAGACGACTACATTAAAAGACCTCGATTTAACATATGAGTTTCATATGGACAAGTTATTACGTGAGGCACTTTTCAA ACAATTATCTTTGGACTGCGGATTTTTGGAATCTCAGAACATTATAGACTATAGCCTTCTATTGGGGTTACATTTTAGAGCTCCTGAGAATCTAATATCTCTTTTACAGCCACCTGATTCTGTGCACAAAGTTGAAACTAATCCTGATCATTTGGAAG GTGGGATATCTCAGGGGGAGCTCTCAATTCCACCAAGGGGTTTGATTTTAGTAACCCATGAACCCAGTTCTGTCAGCGCTACACCAGGTCCTCATGCAAGAGGAAGTACACTGAGAGCCATGTCCGTTGGTGACCAGGAGGTTGATCTTCTTTTGCCTGGTACTGGAAG GTTAAGGGTACAATTAGGTGTAAACATGCCCGCCCAAGCAAACCAAAGAGTCATGCAGGATGAGTCAGCTTCAGTCCAAGTTGAACTCTTTGAGGTATATGATGTTGTTCTATATCTCGGAATAATTGATATACTGCAAGACTACAACACGAAAAAGAAACTGGAGCACACCTACAAATCGTTTCAGTTTGATCCCATGTCGATCTCCGCAACTGAACCCAAGATTTATTCGAAACGTTTCCTCAATTTCTTGGAGAAAGTGTTCCCCGCTGAACCATGA